The genomic segment CAGCAATTTTTTCTTTATCTGTCAAATAACAATTTTCCAAAATTACTTTACTTAAAACATTATTTGTTTGGCATACTGCTACAATTTCTTTCATTTCTTGTTCAATATAAGCTAAGTTACCTTCTTTTAATTCGCCAATATTGATCACATAATCGATTTCATCGGCTCCATTTTTAATGGCCTCTGTAACTTCAAAAACTTTCGTAGCAATTGTGGTCTGGCCTAGCGGAAAACCAATCGCTGCTCCTACATGAACTGAACTTTCTTTTAACAACTCTTTACATAGAGAAACCGGTGCTGAATTGATTGCCACCATTTTAAAGCCATAGTCGTCCGCTTCTTGGCACAATTTTTCAAATCCAGCTTTCTTTGCATCTGCTTTTAACAAAGTGTGATCCACCATATTTGCTAATTCTGCTACACTCAATCGAAATGTCATTCCTTGTTCCTCCTCTTCCTGAATCCGGTTTCATTTTATCACAATTAATGTCGCTACGTATAACATGCAGATATAAGATTCAATTTTGCCTAATTTCAAATAAAAAGTTCCTAAAAATTTATCTGAGGTCATTTATGAACATAATGTTCAATTTATATCACTTTATTTAGAAGAAAAAAGAACATGAGAACCTTAATGGATGAATAACAGCTTATTTCAATCATTTTCATATATAATCTAATTATCAGATACTATAGGAGGTTTTTTAAATGTTAACAATGGCTTATATTGGTAACGGAAAAAGTACGAATCGCTATCATTTACCTTTTTCATTAAAAACAGAGAACGTTAAAGTGAAGACAATCTATTCTCGTCATGAAAATAGTTCATGGGATAAGGTTCCTGGAGTCCACTATACAACAAATTTAGAAGATATTTGGAATGATCCAGAAATTCAATTAGTGGCAATCTGCCTTCCAAGTTCATTACATTTTAAATTTGCAAAATTATCACTAGAAAACGGAAAAAATACACTAGTTGAAAAGCCATTTACCGAAACTGCTGAAGAAGCAAGAGAACTATTTGAGTTAGCAAAATCAAAAAATTTACTCGTTCAATGCTACCAAAACAGACGTTACGATTCAGATTTTCTGACAGCTCAAAAAATTATTGAAAGTGGCATGATAGGTGAATTACTAGAAGTTGAAATGCATTATGATTATTTTAGACCAGAAGTTCCAGAAAACAGCACAGAATTTTCAGCCTCTTCAAGTTATTTATATGGCCATGGGTGCCATACAATCGATCAAGTTCTTTCCTATTTTGGAGATCCAGATTCTATTCATTATGATGTAAGGCAATTATTGGGTCCTAATCGTATGAATGATTATTTTGACTTAGACTTTTACTATTCAAAAATAAAAGTTTCTGTTAAATCAAGTTATTTCAGAATAAAACCACGACCAAGTTTTGTTCTATATGGTAAAAAAGGTATGTTTATCAAGCAAGAAAAAGATAGGCAGGAAGAACATCTAAAATTATTCTATATGCCAACTAATCCTGATTTTGGTATAGATACCCCAGAACATTACGGTACTGTGACCTATATAGATGCTGATGGTTTATATCATGAAGAAAAAGTCGTTTCAGAAATTGGAGATTACAGTCATGTTTATGAAGGTTTATATGAGTCTATTATAAATGGAAAAGATAAAACAGTGAAAGATGAAGAAACGATTCGTCAACTAGAAATACTTGAAGAAGGGATTCAAAGTATTAAATACTAACTTATCAACTTGTCTAAAAAAAACAAGGATCACTCAACTAAGAAAGAAGGTTTATAATGAAACTTGCGATTATAGGTTCTGGAATGATAGTAAATGATTTTTTAACTATGGTCTGTGATGTTCCAGGGATTCAATTAGAGGCAATTGTGGGAACGGATAGAAGCATGGATAAAATGAAGCTTTTAAAAAATGATTATGGTATTCGTCAAGTCTCAACTAATTATTCTGATTGTTTAGACAATCAGAATATCGATACCGTTTATATTGCGTTGCCCAATCATTTACATTTTTCTTTTGCTAAACAAGCCATACTGAGTAAAAAAAATGTTATTTGTGAGAAACCCTTTACCTTAAACTTATCAGAAATGAAAGAACTGAGAGAACTAGCTTTAGCAAACAAAGTCATGTTGTTAGAAGCTATAACCAATCAATATTTAACCAATTATAAAAAAATAAAAGAAGCCATTAATACTATTGGGGCTATTAAAATTATTGAATGTAATTATTCTCAATATTCATCAAGGTATGATGCCTTCAAAAAAGGAGATATATTACCAGCTTTCAATCCCAAAATGGGTGGGGGAGCTTTAATGGATATTAATATTTACAACATTCATTTTGTAACGGGTCTTTTTGGGGAGCCCCAAAAAGTAAACTATTTGGCAAATGTTGAAAATGGAATTGATACTTCTGGCATCTTAAGTCTTGATTACGGGGATAAAAAAGTAGTCTGTATAGGCGCTAAAGATTCTACAGCTCCGATACGAACCATTATCCAAGGCGAAAAAGGAGCTATCATTATTGAAGGACCTACAAGCACCATCGACCGCTTTACTGTAATCGATCATCAAAATAAGAGCGAAATCGTTGATTTTAAAGTTCATACACATCGGATGTATGAGGAATTTATTGAATTCGAAAGAATCATAAGAGAATCTGACGTTGAAACTATGATAAAACACCTTGATCACAGTGAAATAGTTGTGTCCATTGTAGATAAAGGATTAGAAACTGCAGGTATAACATTAGGTTAAATTTTTAAAGCAAAAAACAGGTGCTTTTTCAATATATGGACAGGTCATAGCTCTTCTGACAAAATTCCATTTTGAATGAGTGACTGTTTTTCTTTTAATTTCTCCAAATTACTTCTATATTCTTTTGCATATAAAATAGAATATAATGTGTCTAATACATACTGAAAGGCAACTTGTGATGCAAAAGTTCCAACTTTTACAAAATCATATTCTTCCTGGACTACTACTATCGTGTTGGCAGCTAATTTAATCAAATCAGATTCTGTATTTCCTGTTATCAAAATGGTTGGAATATTTTTGTTAGAAAAATGTTGTAGCATACGCTTATATTGTGGACTAGTTCCACTATAAGATAGAAATAAAGCACAATCTTTTGGACTAAGGTTAGAAGCATTCCATGCCTCATCTGCATATTCTTCAGAAATAATAGCAAATCTATTAATCTTTACTAATTTATTTTGAAAGCTTCTCGCTCGAACTTGTGAATCACCACGAGAAAATAGAAAAATATGCTTAGAGTTGAAAAGAATTTCTGCCACTGATTGTAGTGAATCTTCATCTAATTGATTTAACGTTTTTTTTATCGTATCAATCGTTAAATTTGCCATATTCTTAGCTATATCCATGGTCAAATCTTCTTGTTTAAAAGGGAAGTTAGCATCCACTTCACTAGGTAAATGCAATTGGCTATAAACTACACCTGAAATAGCGTCCTTAAAACTTCTAAATCCATCATACCCAATTTTTTTACAGAGACGGATAATTGTTGAGTGAGAAGTGTATGTTAATTTTGCTAAATCCTCAATATATATCGTAGGAATCGTGGTGATATTTTGGATGATATAGTCAGCAATTCTCATTTCTGTATTTGTAAAGTTCGTTTGATCTTTCAACTTATTCAATACTTGCACCAAATTTAACAACTCCTTTATAAAATGATTCTATATCATTTAGTTATAGTTTACTATATAACCGTGAGTGTAAAATAATATCTTTTTATAAACAAACTATGAAACTGCGGTATAAATCTCCCCTTTCAAATTAAAAAGGCTGTAGATTTGCATGGAATATGCATATCTACAGTCTCTTTAATTTTTTATGTCAGTACTTTCCCAGTCTTTTCCTCGTAACCTTTACTCCTAGTTTTTCAATATCTTCATCGAATCGAATCAGTTACAATCTGTTTATTTCGCTTACGCAAGATATTATAATTTGCATAGTGAGCGGTATAAATACTATCTATTAGTTTTTGTGATTTTTTTAATAACGGCGGTTTTCTATTTACAAAAGATACCTAGAGTTCTAAACTAACTACTGTTACAAGTAGAATAAAATACGAATGGATATGAAGTAAAATGGACAAAAATGAAAAAAATAGGAATAAAGGCTGGATAAGAAAAATAGATTCTATCAGCTTGGAAGAAGTAAATAGTTCAGTAAAAATCCCACCAGCAAATGCTTCTTTTCTAAGAAAGTTGCTTGCTTTTATGGGTCCAGGCGCATTAGTGGCTGTTGGGTATGTTGATCCGGGTAATTGGGCGACATCTATAGAGGGTGGATCTGAATTTGGCTATACCTTATTAAGTGTCATATTGATTGCTAGTTTAATTGCAACCTTAATGCAAGAAATGGCTGCGCGATTAGGAATCGCCACAAGTATGGACTTAGCTCAAGCAACTAGTGCTTCTGTCGGAAAAAAATTATCTTTTTTCTTATGGATTTTAACAGAAGTTGCCATTATCGCTACCGATATTGCTGAGGTTATTGGATCTGCTATCGCTCTAAAACTATTGTTCAACATTCCCATCCTTTTAGGTGTGACAATCACAACATTAGATGTGCTCTTGTTGCTTTTATTGCAGAAACGCAGTTTTCGTATTATTGAAAGTGTCGTTATTATCTTAATGGCTACGATTTTTATCATTTTTGCATATGAAATTTTATTATCCAATCCAAATGTCACAGACTTAGTTCAAGGTTATATTCCTAGTTCAGATATTGTTACAAACCCTTCGATCCTATTTGTAGGTTTAGGAATTTTAGGTGCCACAGTTATGCCGCATAATCTATATCTGCATTCTTCAATTATTCAAACGAGAAGCTATGAACGTACAGAAAAAGGAAAAAAAGAAGCGGTAAACTTTGCTCGAATCGATTCTATCTTTTCTTTAACCATTGCTTTTTTGATTAATTCGATGATTTTAATTTTAGGTGCGTCAGCTTTTTACGGCAACGGTCAAGTTGTCAGTGGAATAGAAGATGCTTATGCTTTACTTGCACCAACTATTGGCGCATCTATAGCGAGTACCTTATTTGCAATTGCTCTACTAGCTTCTGGCCAAAACTCAACCATCACCGGAACATTAAGCGGTCAGATTGTTATGGAAGGCTTTATTCATTTAAGAGTTAAGCCATGGGTACGCCGAATCATCACAAGATTACTAGCTGTAATTCCAGTATTTATTGTGACCATTATTGCCGGAGAAAATGGAGCTACCGATCTTTTAATATTCAGTCAGGTTATTTTAAGTATGCAACTCCCCTTTGCACTTGTTCCACTGGTTTTATTCACCAGTGATAAACATAAAATGGGAAGTTTCGTAAACTCAACTTGGGTCAAAATAGTGGCCTGGACAGCTACTGTTATCATTATTTGTTTAAACGTTTATTTAGTAGTCTATACATTGATTGGCCTGTAACTATTTGTTTGATTCCTTTAATAATTTAAGAGAATTACTCTATCATTTAAACGATCTCAGCAACAAAAAGACGACAGCTAATTAAACTAGCCGTCGTCTTTTTGGTCTTTCGACATCTTTAATGTACATGCTATTGTTGATAAATTATAAAATAGCATTAAGCCATCACAGAACGAGTAGATGTAAATATCAATTTCGTTTTCTAAACTCTCTACGCACTTTGGCAATTATAAATGTTGCAAAAAAAAGCATAAGGCCAACTTTGTTAAAAAGTAAAAATACATTTAGTACATCATCAAAAGAGCTCAACGGATAATAACCGCTTAGCAAAAGAATGGGGAATACCGTAAGCAACATTGTTATGTAGTGAACTATGATTTGTTTGGAGAAATTCCAGCGGTTGATTTCATAGATGACGCTCGCTATTCCCAAAAACATAATTATAAGCCCGTTTATTAAGAATGTCCTCGCATCACTAGATGAACCTTGAATAAGCTCCCACACTGACATGACCAACATAAAAATAAATGGAATTGCTCCTCTAATGAATCCTTTTAAAAATAGTTTCATTTGTCTATCCTTTCGCATTTTTATATATTTAACCAATACTGATTACCATCGCTGCTTCTTTTGAAAAAATTAAAGGTGATTAAATATCTTCTCTGTTCAACATACTCTCCTGTTGGATACACGTTAAGTAACTCCGTATTTATTTCTTTTTCCGTATATATTTTCCCTTGTTCGAATCTGGTGATGAATTCCGCTAATAAAATGTATTTCTTCTTTTCTTTCGCTGGCACCTTAGTCACTCTATTATTTTCCATAAAGTTCATGACTACATTTTCTTTTTCCTGTTCTGTGTAGTGATACCTCATAAGTCATTTCTCCCTCTTAATAGTTCTTTTTGATTTAAAAATGCATGAATCCCACCCTAATGGTATAGCTACTTTTATTACTAAAAAGAAAGACCTACTCAGCTATTACTTATAAGAAGGATATCATTAAAAATAGATGAGAGTCAATATCCTAAACAATTTTATTCAAACTTATAAAGTAACTTTCCACCTAAAATTTGCTTTTGCGAATGTCTAATTTGTGAGATACTGATAAGCGTGACTGAAAACGGAGGGAACAAGATGATTTATATAAAAGAAGCCATTTTACACATTTTTGATTTGAACAGTAACGAACCTATCTTCTCTTTTGCCGGCTTAGATCTTACAGAGAAATTCACATTTGATTATCTCCATGCCATGATTGAAAAAGTAGAAGACTCAGACAACATGAAAACCGGGATATTAACCGAAAATAATCCTTTAAACCAAACTTTTTCTACGATTCCAACTGATTTTATTGAGACAACCAAAACGTTGACCGAAAAATTCTTTTCCATTACAAAACTTAATCCAGAAATACCGCCAGCTGACTTATTATTTGTCTACTTTACTTTGGACGAAGTACCGCAGTTAGGTCTGTTCAAATTAAATTATTCTGACAGCATCACTCACTATGTCTCTTATGAAGAAGAAACGCTAACGAATCAGTTGATCATTAACCGTTCTATCTTACCGAGTGCACGCCAAGCGATTCAAGAAGGAATGGTGCTAAATTTGAATACCATGGAATACCATGTGATTGAGAAAAAGCACCTAATTGATGAATTAGCAGAGAAAATTTATTATTTCACAGAACTATTTTTAGAAGATAAGCCTCAGCCAAGCCTCAAAGAGAATATTTCGATTATCAAAAAAGCTGTTCAAAAAACAAGCAAAGCGTTTGATGATGAAGAATTCCAAGTATTAGCTGATACGAAAGATGCACTTGTCCATAGTATGACCGAAGAAAACGTCATTGATAACCAAGTAATCGCTGAGACTCTATACGGGGATAATCACGCGAAAAAAGAAAAGTTTTTTGAAGAAATCAAAGAATTAGGCTACGTGGATCGTGCTCCTGCTGAAGTGGCAGTAGCTGGACCAAAATATTCCAAACAAAAATTCCGTTTAGATAACGGAATCGAGATCAGCATTCCTATAGAACTTTACAGAGACCCAGATGTTGTCGAGTTTATTAATAATCCAGACGGAACGACTTCTGTAATGATCAAAAATATCGAAAAAATCAAAAACTTATTCTAAAAAATCTTCCTTTGTATGAGCCCTTCAATGCTCAGTACAGAGGAAGATTTTCGTTTATAGCAACGATTGTTTAACCACTGCTGAATAGTATGAACTTTCGTAGGCCCATTATCAATAAAATGTTAAATCCTTTTAGTTGCAAAGGTTGATCAGATTCTTATTGATTTCTGCCTAAATAAGGATATTTAAATTAGACAGCATCAATTGAGTCAGTTGGATCTACTTCTTCTAAATTCTCATACAGCTGTGGATAATCATGACACTTCATATTTCTAGATTTACATACTTCTTTTCCAAAGGAGATCATAGATTGGTGTGCTCTTCCCCAGTATTTAGCTGGGATAATTTCTGTCACACGCACTTCAATTTGTTTGGGTGTGGCATTTTCTTCTACTATCTTGTGATGCTTGCAGATTCGTGCGACATGTGTGTCCACTGCAAAAGCCTCTTGGCTAAAGGCAACATTCAATAATATATTAGCTGATTTAGGTCCAATTCCAGTTAATGATTGAAGTTCCTTACGTGTACTTGGAACTTTTCAAGTAATTGACAACTGCTTTTATAAATATACTTTGCTTTATTCCGGTAGAGCCCGACTGTTTTTATGTATGATTCAATTTCTTCAGGTGAAGATTCGATAACAGCTTGAGGATTTGGATAGCGTTCAAATAATTGGTCTGTCACTTTAGCGACAGAAATATCTGTTGCCTGAGCACTTAATATAACGACCATCAACAATTGAA from the Carnobacterium inhibens subsp. inhibens DSM 13024 genome contains:
- the deoC gene encoding deoxyribose-phosphate aldolase — translated: MTFRLSVAELANMVDHTLLKADAKKAGFEKLCQEADDYGFKMVAINSAPVSLCKELLKESSVHVGAAIGFPLGQTTIATKVFEVTEAIKNGADEIDYVINIGELKEGNLAYIEQEMKEIVAVCQTNNVLSKVILENCYLTDKEKIAVCEIAKRVKPNFVKTSTGFGTGGATVEDVKLMKEIVGADVKVKAAGGIRDFSTAKAMVEAGAERLGTSPGIKIVNEYRALVK
- a CDS encoding Gfo/Idh/MocA family oxidoreductase, whose product is MLTMAYIGNGKSTNRYHLPFSLKTENVKVKTIYSRHENSSWDKVPGVHYTTNLEDIWNDPEIQLVAICLPSSLHFKFAKLSLENGKNTLVEKPFTETAEEARELFELAKSKNLLVQCYQNRRYDSDFLTAQKIIESGMIGELLEVEMHYDYFRPEVPENSTEFSASSSYLYGHGCHTIDQVLSYFGDPDSIHYDVRQLLGPNRMNDYFDLDFYYSKIKVSVKSSYFRIKPRPSFVLYGKKGMFIKQEKDRQEEHLKLFYMPTNPDFGIDTPEHYGTVTYIDADGLYHEEKVVSEIGDYSHVYEGLYESIINGKDKTVKDEETIRQLEILEEGIQSIKY
- a CDS encoding Gfo/Idh/MocA family protein translates to MKLAIIGSGMIVNDFLTMVCDVPGIQLEAIVGTDRSMDKMKLLKNDYGIRQVSTNYSDCLDNQNIDTVYIALPNHLHFSFAKQAILSKKNVICEKPFTLNLSEMKELRELALANKVMLLEAITNQYLTNYKKIKEAINTIGAIKIIECNYSQYSSRYDAFKKGDILPAFNPKMGGGALMDINIYNIHFVTGLFGEPQKVNYLANVENGIDTSGILSLDYGDKKVVCIGAKDSTAPIRTIIQGEKGAIIIEGPTSTIDRFTVIDHQNKSEIVDFKVHTHRMYEEFIEFERIIRESDVETMIKHLDHSEIVVSIVDKGLETAGITLG
- a CDS encoding MurR/RpiR family transcriptional regulator, which encodes MQVLNKLKDQTNFTNTEMRIADYIIQNITTIPTIYIEDLAKLTYTSHSTIIRLCKKIGYDGFRSFKDAISGVVYSQLHLPSEVDANFPFKQEDLTMDIAKNMANLTIDTIKKTLNQLDEDSLQSVAEILFNSKHIFLFSRGDSQVRARSFQNKLVKINRFAIISEEYADEAWNASNLSPKDCALFLSYSGTSPQYKRMLQHFSNKNIPTILITGNTESDLIKLAANTIVVVQEEYDFVKVGTFASQVAFQYVLDTLYSILYAKEYRSNLEKLKEKQSLIQNGILSEEL
- a CDS encoding Nramp family divalent metal transporter, with amino-acid sequence MDKNEKNRNKGWIRKIDSISLEEVNSSVKIPPANASFLRKLLAFMGPGALVAVGYVDPGNWATSIEGGSEFGYTLLSVILIASLIATLMQEMAARLGIATSMDLAQATSASVGKKLSFFLWILTEVAIIATDIAEVIGSAIALKLLFNIPILLGVTITTLDVLLLLLLQKRSFRIIESVVIILMATIFIIFAYEILLSNPNVTDLVQGYIPSSDIVTNPSILFVGLGILGATVMPHNLYLHSSIIQTRSYERTEKGKKEAVNFARIDSIFSLTIAFLINSMILILGASAFYGNGQVVSGIEDAYALLAPTIGASIASTLFAIALLASGQNSTITGTLSGQIVMEGFIHLRVKPWVRRIITRLLAVIPVFIVTIIAGENGATDLLIFSQVILSMQLPFALVPLVLFTSDKHKMGSFVNSTWVKIVAWTATVIIICLNVYLVVYTLIGL
- a CDS encoding DUF6608 family protein; amino-acid sequence: MKLFLKGFIRGAIPFIFMLVMSVWELIQGSSSDARTFLINGLIIMFLGIASVIYEINRWNFSKQIIVHYITMLLTVFPILLLSGYYPLSSFDDVLNVFLLFNKVGLMLFFATFIIAKVRREFRKRN
- a CDS encoding DUF2087 domain-containing protein, which codes for MRYHYTEQEKENVVMNFMENNRVTKVPAKEKKKYILLAEFITRFEQGKIYTEKEINTELLNVYPTGEYVEQRRYLITFNFFKRSSDGNQYWLNI
- a CDS encoding nucleoid-associated protein; this encodes MIYIKEAILHIFDLNSNEPIFSFAGLDLTEKFTFDYLHAMIEKVEDSDNMKTGILTENNPLNQTFSTIPTDFIETTKTLTEKFFSITKLNPEIPPADLLFVYFTLDEVPQLGLFKLNYSDSITHYVSYEEETLTNQLIINRSILPSARQAIQEGMVLNLNTMEYHVIEKKHLIDELAEKIYYFTELFLEDKPQPSLKENISIIKKAVQKTSKAFDDEEFQVLADTKDALVHSMTEENVIDNQVIAETLYGDNHAKKEKFFEEIKELGYVDRAPAEVAVAGPKYSKQKFRLDNGIEISIPIELYRDPDVVEFINNPDGTTSVMIKNIEKIKNLF